In Zingiber officinale cultivar Zhangliang chromosome 6A, Zo_v1.1, whole genome shotgun sequence, a single genomic region encodes these proteins:
- the LOC121994990 gene encoding uncharacterized protein LOC121994990, with product MLHEFWRNELAEDAEDIDERRMLQLYEQRQMVRQRAQSSSSRTQRRRYLNRDREVGHARLFNDYFSDDLVYPDDIFRRRFGMQKELFLRIVDAVKNHSEYFQWKVDATGKKVFGTQYLRRPNAADIQHLLEMHEQRHGSPDMLGILDWSRNNINVLNESSLFNDILHGNAPEDPKRKIFKERQEAASKDVERAFGVLQSRWAMIRGP from the exons ATGCTCCATGAATTCTGGAGAAATGAATTGGCAGAAGATGCGGAGGATATAGATGAACGAAGAATGCTCCAACTATATGAGCAGCGACAAATGGTACGTCAAAGAGCTCAAAGTTCTTCCAGTAGAACACAGAGGAGAAGATATTTGAATCGGGATCGTGAAGTTGGACATGCTCGTCTTTTCAATGATTACTTTTCTGATGATCTGGTATATCCTGATGACATATTTCGACGTCGATTTGGAATGCAAAAAGAGTTATTCCTTCGTATAGTTGATGCCGTGAAAAATCATTCCGAATATTTTCAATGGAAGGTCGATGCAACGGGGAAAAAAG TTTTCGGGACCCAATATTTAAGAAGACCTAATGCTGCTGATATCCAACACTTGCTTGAAATGCATGAGCAGAGACATGGTTCCCCTGACATGTTGGGCATTCTTGATT GGTCACGTAATAATATCAATGTGCTTAACGAATCATCGTTATTCAACGACATCTTACATGGGAATGCACCCGAG GATcccaagagaaaaatatttaaggaacGACAGGAGGCCGCGAGCAAGGATGTCGAGAGGGCATTTGGGGTGCTCCAATCACGATGGGCAATGATAAGAGGTCCATGA
- the LOC121996747 gene encoding E3 ubiquitin-protein ligase Os04g0590900-like, protein MPTTHRLACKFAVEGAALFLVLAATTMASDGVSGSPSWVAYEPNKEAATLPPPLEGSDSGVGRTFSPLVVAVVAVLVGAFLLVSYYTIVTKYCGTFDTPWRRSDHELYDDRWREERWDFSSSDGLEDASISKIPVRIYSSSGDGTVGGADCLVCLGEFREAERLRLLPVCGHAFHLRCIDAWLKARGNCPLCRANAVSDAPPQGEPVDAHNNEAAIFVGGDELRAMKRSMSMEVAREQRAMSSVSLNRSFSAGRFKGGNLTLPL, encoded by the coding sequence ATGCCAACAACTCATCGATTGGCCTGCAAATTTGCCGTCGAGGGAGCGGCTTTGTTCTTGGTCTTAGCGGCGACGACAATGGCGAGCGATGGCGTCAGCGGAAGTCCCAGTTGGGTCGCCTATGAACCAAACAAGGAAGCCGCTACTCTCCCTCCTCCTTTAGAAGGTTCCGACAGCGGTGTCGGCCGGACTTTCTCCCCGCTCGTCGTGGCGGTCGTCGCGGTCCTCGTCGGCGCGTTTCTGCTCGTCAGCTACTACACCATCGTCACCAAGTACTGCGGCACCTTCGACACCCCGTGGCGTCGCTCGGACCACGAGCTCTACGACGATCGCTGGCGGGAAGAAAGATGGGATTTTTCGTCTTCGGACGGACTCGAGGACGCCTCGATCTCCAAAATCCCGGTCCGCATCTACAGCTCGAGTGGCGACGGCACCGTCGGCGGCGCCGATTGCTTGGTGTGCCTGGGCGAGTTCCGCGAGGCGGAGCGCCTCCGGTTGCTCCCCGTGTGCGGCCACGCCTTCCACCTCCGCTGTATCGACGCGTGGCTAAAGGCGCGCGGCAACTGTCCTCTGTGCCGAGCCAACGCCGTGTCCGACGCCCCGCCGCAGGGAGAACCAGTCGACGCCCACAACAATGAGGCAGCGATATTCGTCGGAGGCGACGAGCTCCGAGCCATGAAGCGATCGATGTCGATGGAAGTGGCGCGTGAGCAGCGCGCCATGAGCTCTGTTTCCTTGAACCGATCCTTCTCTGCCGGAAGGTTCAAGGGAGGAAATTTGACGCTTCCTTTATGA